A window of the Zeugodacus cucurbitae isolate PBARC_wt_2022May chromosome 2, idZeuCucr1.2, whole genome shotgun sequence genome harbors these coding sequences:
- the LOC105209507 gene encoding uncharacterized protein LOC105209507, giving the protein MRRLSLLHLTLGILLCLLVTYKPAAALRINIGRTTTPAAAAATTTNIVESSTPAYRPIYINNNIPNIDASCIVRYKCAAKLKGVNVSPRPCTKYCVKFIECPNVEKVAGSPGHCFELDADALRQHYENLSRRGGIVPLMEVAMIDFPCRPGFLPDDLGRCREVW; this is encoded by the coding sequence ATGCGTAGACTGTCGTTGCTACACTTGACCTTGGGCATTTTACTCTGCCTGCTGGTGACTTATAAACCCGCTGCTGCACTACGCATCAATATCGGGCGTACTActacaccagcagcagcagcagcaacaacaactaatattGTGGAATCGAGCACCCCAGCTTATCGTCCAAtctatatcaacaacaacataccGAATATCGATGCCAGCTGTATTGTACGCTATAAGTGTGCAGCTAAATTGAAGGGCGTCAACGTGTCGCCGCGGCCTTGCACTAAATATTGCGTGAAATTCATTGAATGCCCGAATGTGGAGAAGGTGGCCGGTTCACCCGGTCACTGCTTTGAGTTGGATGCGGATGCACTGCGCCAACATTATGAGAACCTTTCTAGAAGAGGCGGTATAGTGCCGCTCATGGAAGTAGCTATGATAGATTTTCCATGCCGTCCCGGTTTTCTACCCGACGATTTGGGCCGCTGCCGTGAGGTTTGGTGA